From a single Natronorubrum tibetense GA33 genomic region:
- a CDS encoding metal ABC transporter substrate-binding protein: MSGGTLVAGLAGCLGGDDSNLDVGENTVIASMPALWDFTRQVVGEDETLESFDIVPVGEHGHDWNPEPATVEDIDHAGGFVYMRDFASWQDDAAEQLEADDDTTVIDASAGIEFFDSPAEDNDEHWWMDPVYCQDGVDNIADGIAGMDPDNEAYYRDNATAFNEELQELHEDIQDVVERAELDTIVVATHDSFQWWNRQYDIQVESPVGTSPDDSASPDEVEKIEELMDERDIDHVLYDVGEPAQLAESLAEETDAEILPLTPVETQIDGAPELDTGITMEPDWGYVDHFYEINLPSLETALRAE; encoded by the coding sequence TTGAGCGGTGGGACACTCGTTGCGGGACTAGCTGGCTGTCTCGGGGGCGACGACTCGAACCTCGACGTCGGCGAGAACACCGTCATTGCATCGATGCCAGCGCTTTGGGATTTTACCCGGCAGGTTGTGGGAGAGGACGAAACACTCGAGTCGTTCGACATCGTCCCGGTCGGTGAACACGGCCACGACTGGAATCCCGAACCGGCGACGGTCGAAGACATCGATCACGCTGGCGGCTTCGTCTATATGCGGGATTTCGCTTCCTGGCAAGACGACGCTGCTGAACAGCTCGAGGCGGACGATGATACGACCGTGATCGATGCCTCGGCGGGAATCGAATTCTTCGACAGTCCCGCGGAAGATAACGACGAACACTGGTGGATGGATCCCGTCTACTGTCAGGATGGGGTCGACAACATCGCTGACGGGATCGCCGGGATGGATCCCGATAACGAAGCGTACTACCGGGACAACGCGACAGCGTTCAACGAGGAACTCCAAGAGCTGCACGAGGACATACAGGACGTCGTCGAGCGCGCGGAACTCGATACAATCGTCGTCGCGACACACGACTCCTTCCAGTGGTGGAACCGACAGTACGACATCCAGGTGGAGTCGCCCGTCGGGACGTCGCCGGACGACTCGGCGAGTCCGGATGAGGTCGAGAAGATCGAAGAGCTCATGGACGAACGGGACATCGATCACGTTCTCTACGATGTCGGTGAACCGGCACAACTCGCCGAGTCCCTGGCCGAAGAGACGGATGCCGAGATATTGCCACTGACACCCGTCGAAACACAGATCGACGGGGCGCCGGAACTCGACACCGGAATAACGATGGAGCCGGACTGGGGCTACGTGGATCACTTCTACGAAATTAACCTCCCGTCGCTCGAAACAGCCCTGCGAGCCGAGTAA
- a CDS encoding metal ABC transporter ATP-binding protein — protein MTPAISAENVSFAYNDHPVLREISMSIEEGEFLGLVGPNGSGKTTLLEIMLGLRSPDSGHVELFETPVAEFTEGTRLGYVSQHSTDADSMMPVTVREVVEMGRYPHAGLRRLTTEDYTIIDEAMAKVGVDAFADRRISNLSGGQRQRAYIARALASEADLLALDEPTVGVDADVVEQFYDLLSELNEDGITIVLIEHDINTVSEYADTMACLDGELYEHCETGRFLESGALEQAFSSARAVSSRPVAGGD, from the coding sequence ATGACACCTGCTATTTCAGCCGAGAACGTTAGTTTCGCCTACAACGATCACCCAGTGCTGAGAGAGATCTCCATGTCGATCGAGGAAGGGGAGTTTCTGGGGTTGGTCGGCCCGAACGGATCGGGAAAGACGACGCTGTTGGAGATCATGCTCGGATTACGGTCGCCGGATTCCGGCCACGTCGAGTTGTTCGAAACGCCCGTCGCGGAGTTTACTGAAGGTACACGGCTCGGATACGTCTCACAACACTCGACGGATGCCGACTCAATGATGCCAGTTACCGTCCGTGAGGTCGTAGAGATGGGACGATATCCACACGCGGGCCTTAGACGTCTCACGACGGAAGACTACACCATCATCGACGAGGCGATGGCGAAAGTCGGAGTGGATGCGTTCGCCGATCGACGGATAAGCAACCTGTCGGGTGGGCAGCGACAGCGAGCGTACATCGCCCGTGCGCTGGCGTCGGAGGCCGACCTGCTCGCACTCGACGAACCGACAGTCGGTGTCGACGCTGATGTCGTCGAACAGTTCTACGATCTCCTCAGCGAGCTCAACGAAGACGGTATCACGATCGTACTAATCGAACACGATATCAACACCGTCAGCGAGTACGCGGACACGATGGCCTGTCTGGACGGTGAACTGTACGAACACTGTGAGACGGGGAGATTCCTCGAGAGCGGGGCGCTCGAGCAGGCGTTTAGCTCGGCGAGAGCGGTCAGCTCGAGGCCCGTCGCGGGTGGTGACTGA
- a CDS encoding metal ABC transporter permease, protein MAVERIRQRRDIAFLSAGIPLVLLAFGAFIVWVFPLLFELFWGGMETIFDGHWLVRSSFIQHGFTAGVLIGFTAPVVGAYLVNRQMALIGEALAHTAFAGVAIGLFVGASVPALDYPLAWAMVIAAIAALGMQYIAVNTEGYADIPIAIMLTGGFAVGIAVISYGVVFSATVESYLFGDILFVPFENVQLMVGLTLLVGLTVGLTHKQLKFITFDREAARLARINVWFYDTLLIVLTALVVVAAMQILGAILVAGMLVIPVAAAMQLTDSFNRGLVLSVVFGQVAVLGGILLSYDLGIATGPMIIITAIIIYLGSLLR, encoded by the coding sequence ATGGCGGTCGAACGGATCCGTCAGCGTCGGGATATCGCGTTCCTGTCAGCGGGAATCCCGCTCGTGTTGCTCGCGTTTGGCGCGTTTATCGTCTGGGTGTTCCCGCTGCTTTTCGAGTTGTTCTGGGGCGGAATGGAAACGATATTCGACGGACACTGGCTGGTCAGGAGTTCCTTCATCCAACACGGGTTCACCGCAGGCGTGCTGATCGGCTTTACGGCACCGGTTGTCGGCGCATACCTCGTCAACCGTCAGATGGCGCTCATCGGTGAAGCCCTCGCACATACGGCGTTCGCGGGCGTCGCGATCGGATTGTTCGTCGGTGCGTCCGTCCCGGCGTTAGACTACCCGCTGGCGTGGGCGATGGTCATTGCGGCTATCGCTGCACTGGGCATGCAGTACATCGCAGTGAATACGGAGGGATATGCGGATATCCCGATCGCGATCATGCTCACCGGCGGGTTCGCCGTCGGGATCGCGGTGATTTCCTACGGTGTCGTATTCAGTGCAACCGTCGAGAGCTACCTGTTTGGCGATATTTTGTTCGTTCCCTTCGAGAACGTCCAGCTCATGGTCGGGCTCACGCTACTCGTCGGTCTCACCGTCGGATTGACCCACAAACAGCTAAAATTCATCACCTTCGACCGTGAGGCGGCACGACTCGCGCGGATCAACGTCTGGTTCTACGACACGCTGTTGATCGTCCTGACGGCGCTGGTCGTCGTCGCGGCGATGCAGATCCTCGGGGCCATTCTCGTGGCTGGCATGCTCGTTATTCCGGTTGCGGCAGCGATGCAGCTCACCGACAGCTTCAATCGTGGACTCGTCCTCTCGGTCGTTTTCGGCCAGGTTGCCGTGCTCGGTGGGATTCTCTTGTCCTACGATCTGGGTATTGCGACCGGACCGATGATTATCATTACTGCAATCATCATCTATCTCGGCTCACTCCTGCGTTGA
- a CDS encoding RidA family protein produces MDRRRVSSGTEWESTVGYSRAVRAGSQIHVAGTTATDDDGEVVAPGEPYEQTKRALEIVANALEDAGGSLEDVVRTRIYVTDIDDWEEIGRAHGEVFGEIRPAASMVEVQRLIDPDHLVEIEAIAVIGTGDE; encoded by the coding sequence ATGGACCGAAGACGCGTCTCGAGTGGCACCGAGTGGGAATCGACCGTCGGCTACTCCCGAGCAGTCCGCGCCGGCTCGCAGATCCACGTCGCGGGGACGACGGCAACCGACGACGATGGCGAGGTCGTGGCACCCGGAGAGCCGTACGAACAGACGAAACGCGCCCTCGAGATCGTCGCGAACGCACTCGAAGACGCCGGTGGGTCGCTCGAGGACGTCGTCCGGACCAGAATATACGTCACCGATATCGACGACTGGGAGGAGATCGGGCGGGCTCACGGCGAGGTTTTCGGGGAGATCCGGCCCGCAGCCAGCATGGTCGAAGTGCAGCGGTTGATCGATCCCGACCATCTGGTTGAGATCGAGGCGATCGCGGTCATCGGTACTGGGGACGAGTGA
- a CDS encoding Rieske (2Fe-2S) protein translates to MHKLTTVETVHEERSWLFTVQDRHGEREEVILVPCDDGVEQSSTSSQNGNRSDDGVEAWINRCTHEAQRFDTGRGVPMRDGQLICPRHGSLFDSCSGHCDNGEAADTTLPSVDITVHTDGTVFLTDDDATFVHEGGIDDDGGPDSTSHISL, encoded by the coding sequence ATGCACAAACTCACCACCGTGGAGACGGTCCACGAGGAGAGGTCGTGGCTGTTCACGGTACAGGATCGACACGGCGAGCGAGAAGAGGTGATCCTCGTCCCCTGTGACGACGGTGTCGAGCAGAGCTCGACAAGCAGTCAGAACGGGAACCGTTCTGACGATGGCGTCGAGGCCTGGATCAACCGCTGTACGCACGAGGCCCAGCGGTTCGATACGGGCCGTGGCGTCCCCATGCGCGACGGCCAGCTCATCTGTCCCCGCCACGGCTCGCTGTTCGACTCCTGTTCGGGCCACTGCGACAACGGCGAGGCCGCCGACACGACGCTCCCGTCGGTTGATATTACCGTCCACACCGATGGCACTGTCTTTCTCACCGACGACGACGCGACGTTCGTCCACGAAGGCGGAATCGACGACGACGGCGGTCCCGACTCGACGTCGCACATCTCGCTCTGA
- a CDS encoding class I SAM-dependent methyltransferase: MEVPCVRVPREEGEATRRELADADLIDDEYEISVAEGSLYVPITDPDAVSDGLEVVARPVEERETQTTPADILGAEPSYERLGRAALLDEDDDERAREIADAVLESDLPLETVLNKASKVKGETRIRDWDILAGDDTEVVHREYGCEFALDLASVYFSPRLATERHRVTKQVSDGERALDMFAGVGPFVIPFAKRGAECVGVDVNEDAISYLRENARRNGVADRVTAICDDIRAVADEYANWADRLVMNLPHSADEFLESAVTLAGDDCVIHYYDIQHEDDPFGPGERAIRDAAEPEYEVTVETRRTVRSYAPHELNVCLDVRLER, encoded by the coding sequence ATGGAAGTGCCGTGCGTCCGCGTCCCCCGCGAGGAGGGCGAAGCCACGCGCCGCGAACTCGCGGACGCGGACCTGATCGACGACGAGTACGAGATTTCGGTGGCCGAGGGCAGTCTCTACGTGCCGATCACGGATCCCGACGCGGTTTCGGACGGCCTCGAGGTCGTCGCCCGGCCCGTCGAGGAACGCGAGACGCAGACGACGCCGGCCGACATCCTGGGAGCCGAGCCGTCCTACGAGCGACTCGGGCGCGCCGCCCTGCTCGACGAGGACGACGACGAGCGCGCCCGCGAGATCGCCGACGCCGTCCTCGAGTCCGACCTCCCCCTCGAGACGGTACTCAACAAGGCGTCGAAAGTCAAAGGTGAGACGCGGATCCGCGACTGGGATATCCTCGCCGGCGACGACACGGAGGTCGTCCACCGCGAGTACGGTTGTGAGTTCGCCCTCGACCTCGCCTCCGTCTACTTCTCGCCGCGGCTCGCAACTGAGCGCCACCGGGTCACAAAGCAGGTCAGCGACGGCGAGCGGGCGCTCGACATGTTCGCCGGCGTCGGCCCGTTCGTGATTCCGTTCGCGAAACGCGGCGCGGAGTGCGTCGGCGTGGACGTCAACGAAGACGCGATCAGCTATCTACGCGAGAACGCGCGCCGGAACGGCGTCGCGGATCGTGTGACGGCGATCTGCGACGATATTCGGGCGGTGGCCGACGAGTACGCAAACTGGGCCGACCGGCTCGTGATGAATCTGCCCCACAGCGCGGACGAGTTCCTCGAGAGCGCCGTTACCCTCGCGGGCGACGATTGCGTGATCCATTATTACGACATCCAGCACGAGGATGATCCATTCGGGCCTGGTGAGCGGGCTATTCGGGATGCGGCCGAACCGGAGTACGAGGTTACCGTCGAGACGCGACGGACGGTCCGCTCCTACGCGCCACACGAGTTGAACGTGTGTCTGGACGTGCGACTCGAGCGGTAA
- a CDS encoding MarR family transcriptional regulator: MEPASETLSDLPPSAKLVFKVLEYNGSLTQGEIADETMLPRRTARFGLSRLKEGGLVEDQVSFRDARQSVYSLTETGEQIRAPSN, from the coding sequence ATGGAGCCAGCTTCAGAGACGTTATCCGACCTTCCGCCGAGCGCGAAACTGGTATTCAAAGTGCTCGAGTACAACGGCTCGCTAACCCAAGGTGAGATCGCCGACGAGACGATGCTGCCGCGCCGGACCGCTCGGTTCGGTCTCTCTCGGCTGAAAGAGGGCGGGTTGGTCGAGGATCAGGTCTCGTTCAGGGACGCGCGCCAATCGGTGTACTCGTTGACGGAAACCGGCGAGCAAATACGCGCGCCTTCCAACTGA
- a CDS encoding FAD-dependent oxidoreductase, producing the protein MTDIFVVVGGDAAGMSAASKAKRDDPDLEVVVFEKGEWVSYGACGLPYYVKGEIQSLEALVSVTPEEFREERDIDLRTGHEVVAIDPDERTVTAESESGSVVQSYDHLLLATGAEAVVPPIDGIDREGVYTLGSMSDGKELREYVARAREGESLQQPDRGPACRYLEDCTGPVGIVGGGYIGLEMAEALAANGFEVHLFQRGDRVLTGFSEATSEAVADHLREQDVVVYLESEVVALEGGEADEDEEKDSAVETVVAADERVDVEMVLVGTGVRPRTDLAEAAGIDLGPTGAVATDAYRETNVPDVYAAGDCAEATHTVTGDPVYVPLALTANRHGRAIGQTVAGQLTEGGAVAGTAAVKAFEVEAARTGILDHDDAREAGFEPVTETIDAKSRAGYYPKGGTVTVTLTADRDSGRVLGASLVSEYGEGAVHRSHAIVGALEAEATVFELENYDLAYAPPFNTTWDPVLVAAKVLAGKLR; encoded by the coding sequence ATGACGGACATCTTCGTCGTCGTCGGCGGTGACGCAGCGGGCATGTCCGCGGCGAGCAAAGCGAAGCGCGACGATCCGGATCTCGAGGTCGTCGTCTTCGAGAAGGGGGAATGGGTCTCCTACGGCGCCTGCGGCTTGCCCTACTACGTCAAGGGGGAGATTCAGTCGCTCGAGGCGCTCGTCTCGGTCACCCCCGAGGAGTTCCGCGAGGAGCGCGATATCGACCTGCGAACGGGCCACGAGGTCGTCGCGATCGATCCCGACGAGCGGACTGTCACCGCCGAGAGCGAGTCTGGGAGCGTCGTCCAATCCTATGATCACCTGTTGCTCGCCACCGGTGCCGAGGCGGTCGTTCCGCCGATCGACGGCATCGACCGCGAGGGCGTCTACACCCTCGGCTCGATGAGCGACGGGAAGGAACTCCGGGAGTACGTCGCTCGAGCGCGCGAAGGCGAGTCGCTCCAGCAGCCGGACCGCGGCCCGGCCTGCCGGTATCTCGAGGATTGTACCGGCCCCGTCGGCATCGTCGGCGGCGGCTACATCGGGCTCGAGATGGCCGAGGCGCTGGCGGCGAACGGCTTCGAGGTCCACCTGTTCCAGCGCGGCGACCGCGTGTTGACGGGATTCAGCGAGGCGACGAGCGAGGCGGTCGCCGACCACCTCCGGGAGCAGGATGTCGTCGTCTATCTCGAGAGCGAGGTGGTGGCACTCGAGGGCGGGGAGGCCGATGAGGACGAGGAGAAAGACAGCGCCGTCGAGACCGTCGTCGCCGCCGACGAGCGAGTCGACGTGGAAATGGTGCTCGTCGGAACCGGCGTTCGACCGCGGACCGACCTCGCCGAAGCTGCCGGAATCGATCTCGGGCCGACGGGCGCGGTCGCGACGGACGCCTATCGCGAAACCAACGTCCCCGATGTCTACGCAGCGGGAGACTGCGCCGAAGCGACACACACCGTCACGGGCGATCCGGTCTACGTCCCGCTGGCGCTCACTGCGAACCGCCACGGTCGCGCAATCGGTCAGACTGTCGCCGGACAGCTAACCGAAGGCGGCGCCGTCGCCGGGACGGCGGCCGTCAAGGCGTTCGAGGTCGAGGCGGCGCGAACCGGCATTCTGGACCACGACGACGCGCGCGAGGCTGGGTTCGAGCCGGTCACCGAGACGATCGACGCGAAATCGCGCGCGGGCTACTACCCCAAGGGGGGCACCGTTACCGTCACGCTCACTGCGGATCGCGACTCCGGACGCGTACTCGGCGCGAGCCTCGTCAGCGAGTACGGCGAGGGCGCGGTCCACCGGAGTCACGCGATCGTGGGGGCTCTCGAGGCCGAGGCGACCGTCTTCGAACTGGAAAACTACGATCTCGCGTACGCCCCGCCGTTCAACACGACGTGGGATCCGGTGCTCGTCGCCGCGAAGGTGCTCGCCGGGAAACTGCGGTAG
- a CDS encoding alpha/beta fold hydrolase, with translation MDYETWADRQESTTVTVDEHDLEVAYYDEGDGEPVVFCHGIPTSSYLWHRIAPELTDEYRVIVPDMVGYGQSAMHDGFDRSIRAQEEMIDGLLEELNLESVSFVGHDLGGGVGLRYAAHQPDSIPKLVLSNAVCYDSWPVDTILDLGLPDTVENMGVDGLREMLRKMYRNTLYGDDPSDEFVDGMVAQWDSEEAMVSLSRNAIGTNTSHTTEIDPSEITAETLMLWGAEDEFQPIEYAERLEDDISDADVVGLEEATHWVPEDRPEAYLEHLEAFLSE, from the coding sequence AGGGAGACGGAGAACCGGTGGTGTTCTGCCACGGCATTCCGACCTCGTCGTACCTCTGGCACCGCATCGCGCCCGAGTTGACCGACGAGTATCGCGTCATCGTCCCGGATATGGTCGGCTACGGACAGTCGGCCATGCACGACGGCTTCGACCGCTCGATCAGGGCTCAGGAGGAGATGATCGACGGCCTCCTCGAGGAACTGAACCTCGAGTCCGTCTCGTTCGTCGGCCACGACCTCGGCGGCGGCGTTGGCCTTCGGTACGCGGCGCATCAGCCCGATTCGATCCCGAAACTGGTTCTCTCGAACGCCGTCTGCTACGATTCCTGGCCCGTCGACACGATCCTCGATCTCGGACTGCCGGATACCGTCGAAAACATGGGCGTCGATGGACTCCGAGAGATGCTCCGCAAGATGTACCGAAACACGCTCTACGGCGACGATCCGAGCGACGAATTCGTCGACGGCATGGTCGCCCAGTGGGATTCGGAAGAGGCGATGGTCTCGCTCTCCCGCAACGCCATCGGGACGAACACGAGCCACACCACCGAGATCGATCCGAGCGAGATCACGGCCGAGACGCTCATGCTCTGGGGGGCCGAGGACGAGTTCCAGCCCATCGAGTACGCCGAGCGCCTCGAGGACGACATCTCGGACGCCGACGTCGTCGGACTCGAGGAGGCTACCCACTGGGTGCCGGAGGACCGCCCCGAAGCGTACCTCGAGCACCTCGAGGCGTTTCTGAGCGAGTAG